In a genomic window of Gadus macrocephalus chromosome 9, ASM3116895v1:
- the spg11 gene encoding spatacsin isoform X4 produces the protein MSQQSSGLEVLLVPGHPLLGRVRSGDRVALLSGGALLGRLDSRGGLTVGDLADRGEVLGGSATLEGSFSDFAWEEVTPEGGEGGGGGGGPSRLLAVTGSQDVCLVTVVTGAADGVGLVCVSECPAGRLLKMAEDSGFSVSRLQSVRLLSFQDSCSVLLLNSSLLLTLHWRQEVQGEEEARDPEESQDLEESQELEKEEEEVQMVSSCSLLVQGEQEEVSSSCLSAGVLFLLCRSGLICGYDITAGSLLATVDLPSYLSSLREEEPSPSPSSSASSSHSYPASFSQLRVSADLSTAVALSPTHTAVAVDLNHYFRPDPTGCPPRTRPDHLLGAEAPGCLMTPEGTSRARDAGSLNTDRSWGARLTRLYSTAQGPAPSQGPAPWFSGLPEVASRMALSQARLSFSRVPPGGATALFSVPASSIASLLSVSQFSALVTFVSPDDGQSSVALWDLESQAVSYHRCESASTAVKWKGPQHTALLIKRSPGSGGGLSQVMFDVDQQRLLSRLMVFGKAATVDALCHLNTWGRCSIPMHALQAGLKNRQLDTVDLFLKSKEELLSPSELPPDPRGALLSRVQEVCPALDLLCCTIRDGHAELQSRAFSEQLLRTTLTFLQTQLRTACCSTHQLDAELQSCVSILNRYVFQLWTLMRSFPWASSQSEPAAPNHLTADSQSDPAAPSHLTADSQSETEQHQRWEHLSTEEAVRRAVLCGRLPCLQAFLRSQNRPEQTLPELRRVGLQHAFCCLAQRQLPHATTLFRNMGFHVNEVLHSVCLYTDQKELRDFVVEELTRKQCFSHEETQRVQFFREVEKLGATARLTHPPQNSLRVLELARSDPQQDPTLLGLDPDPDRVPGGAGLWSRLRLDWIRHWTPNALSSVRLSRLQDEAVVSCDAQTLWSHLTALNNQQRLSRWIQSSEDRDAPCWPAITPQLVRAHTACCDHTREQLLNLLARKGIFAEGEELDLLMCRLVQVGGVMCDTAPSPRYHLPIGPELHTHFITHCLNNNLQYLLYTYLQHHRLTQRTLRVGVPGRGNLEQDPPWFHMMLRVQEVAQDLSDPERLFQASLTSAQVLVPGGQASLSSLLLEGHGVVALASLMFPPGGVDGVVAPGPGPPAHSLDHQLLRMALGPYPKLRSALFPPGGPRAGLGPPDVSIYQLLQSLHPLHQSRLFGWQTANPLLSTGSSEPPHFSSPLLVSRWALVERMDFLYFLRHSRPSYAYASFLLHELAGSADMTPPVQQALRQASRLALLSCSQPSVAAACLGFLQLLGAPSLGLRVDLRALRLLQAHRGHRGQGPRLDLLGEAKPGAAQELIGYLEEAVTDSLEQRGIPRSSMEAGQEWAVPVQFCQLHSLALSSVYPAHCAADGQWLHFLLFVQLHSFPPNQVRTLASQFGPALQGHLSLAFEELRLQGPGWPAPGPQRELLQVALQSQLDRSPWRRLLGEALERRCPLLAVLAACAQGAEPLQCLCVWVLTSVDDVTAAEATAHLQDAAQHHDWTLHDLSIIWKNTLSGGRVKPLLLGFTLFQKESPLVLLLEMFELCAEFRNYDAARDKLLLFQHSLLSLRSSGAEGWVPQEWVESQASVLLMVLFQRSSDHFHLQRLVQLLHHSEHSLQAHGVDLGVLARLSAVLQGSPVRLPLALLSRCSPQVLQEEYQCLLEELVAAGLLSRAQRVAQLAGIPADALLINQLQQDVQSQRSKRRWGQEEVRVLFWRRCHQQLQGHAPDPQIAAHFFQEQAGARPLCAQERCLLLGMAGHWLSLVEPTPLERLEALEKESWISRLQEERQEEQQQQEQEEEEQKEEKEEEQEEQKEEKEEEDAVLNPGGDTTSYDSLMEEFSFSRIAALNHDSYLSLAGLPGPDSPPPPPEGADPPMGPARRRLLGRLIGQLLDEGRVHEASRACRYFSVHLPDVWLALRCRELATGGASNPQPQEGTSDPGTSVPSSPSSGSPSSFVMLPPPDDPVLTQLQALLDQCHHGNNYCRQILSLYQLSKDLRCSFEELSQEEPQTLLDKLLRCGHPERYRRAEAFVRAQGLAPEATARFLANAALHGLQAEPPEPPLADRQVLRLCGDSSLLGRHLLDKIPTLRVSQVACSVELLVLAHDCFSLSCDMEGIVRVLHAARHLSHAHLAPGQHFNLLVRLLTGIGRYDDMTYVFDLLHQNHRFEILLRKKLDIHTSSSLKAALLDYIKRCLPGDSEKHNMVALHFSMRREIGENHEMAARTQLKIIHSQPWAVTPELSSSLTKVLGLLKDAAESYHKDECVRQASRCVRLARLVVLQLHLLSQGSDQRLINLQPAETGPAMLALPRCYQVCVLAEAYEQGVDWAELVYQKVVVGGDFVYLEQLKTFCPLGGALMEEVSTRMCVKEAVGGSSSQNLKRLLAQCEDVVTRYRLAYKHKLTDLAQSLLTDARTSSYLSDHLAV, from the exons ATGTCGCAGCAGAGCAGCGgcctggaggtgctgctggtCCCGGGACACCCGCTGCTGGGCCGGGTCAGGTCCGGGGACAGGGTGGCCCTTCTGTCCGGCGGCGCCCTGCTGGGCCGCCTGGATTCCCGGGGCGGGCTGACCGTCGGGGACCTGGCTGACCGTGGAGAGGTCCTTGGGGGCTCCGCCACACTGGAGGGGTCCTTCTCAGA TTTTGCCTGGGAGGAGGTTAcccctgaaggaggagaaggaggcggaggaggaggtggcccaTCCAGGCTGCTCGCGGTCACAGGCAGCCAAGACGTGTGTCTGGTGACGGTTGTGACGGGGGCAGCTGATGGAGttggactggtgtgtgtgtctgagtgcccCGCCGGCCGCCTGCtgaagatggcagaggacagcggGTTCA GCGTCTCCAGGCTCCAGAGTGTGAGGCTGCTGAGCTTCCAGGACTCCTGTTCTGTCCTCCTGCTCAACTCCTCCCTGCTTCTCACCCTGCACTGGAGACAGGAGGtgcagggtgaggaggaggcccGGGACCCAGAGGAGAGCCAGGACCTGGAGGAGAgtcaggagctggagaaggaggaggaggaggtgcagatggtctcctcctgctccctccttgttcagggggagcaggaggaggtgtcctcctcctgtctgtctgcaggagtTCTGTTCCTCCTCTGCAGGAGTGGACTGATCT GTGGTTATGACATCACGGCCGGCAGTCTGCTGGCGACTGTCGACCTGCCCTCCTACCTGAGCTCGCTCAGGGAGGAagaaccctccccctccccctcctcctccgcctcttcctcccactcctACCCCGCCTCCTTCAGTCAGCTCCGTGTGTCAGCTGACCTGAGCACTGCCGTCGCTCTAAGCCCCACCCACACGGCGGTGGCAGTGGACCTGAACCACTACTTCAG ACCTGATCCAACTGGCTGCCCCCCCAGGACCCGCCCAGACCACCTGCTGGGAGCGGAGGCCCCTGGGTGCCTGATGACCCCTGAGGGAACCTCCAGGGCCCGGGACGCTGGCTCTCTCAACACCGACCG GTCTTGGGGAGCGCGTCTGACCCGGCTGTACAGCACTGCCCAGGGCCCCGCCCCTtcccagggccccgccccctggttcTCCGGTCTGCCAGAGGTGGCGTCCCGCATGGCTCTTTCCCAGGCCCGGCTGTCTTTCAGCAGAGTGCCACCGGGGGGTGCCACCGCCCTGTTCTCGGTCCCTGCTTCCTCTATTGCTTCGTTGCTTTCCGTATCCCAATTTTCTGCCCTGGTTACCTTTGTATCCCCTGACGACGGCCAGTCCAGTGTGGCATTGTGGGATTTAGAGTCCCAGGCTGTGAGCTACCACCGGTGTGAGTCAGCGTCTACGGCGGTGAAATGGAAAGGACCGCAACACACTGCGCTTTTAATCAAGA GGAGTCCGGGGTCCGGCGGTGGTCTCTCCCAGGTGATGTTTGATGTGGACCAGCAGCGATTGCTCAGCAGGCTGATGGTGTTCGGGAAGGCAGCGACGGTGGACGCCCTGTGCCACCTGAATACCTGGGGCCGTTGTTCGATCCCGATGCACGCCCTGCAG GCAGGGCTGAAGAACCGACAGCTGGACACGGTGGACCTGTTTCTGAAGAGCAAAGAGGAGCTGCTGTCCCCCAGTGAGCTCCCTCCGGACCCCCGGGGCGCCCTGCTGTCCC GTGTGCAGGAGGTGTGCCCCGCCCTGGACCTGCTGTGCTGCACCATCAGAGATGGCCACGCAGAGCTGCAGTCCAGAGCGTTCTCAGAGCAGCTGCTGAGGACCACCCTGACCTTCCTCCAGACCCAGCTGAGGACCGCCTGCTGCAGCACGCAcc AGTTGGACGCAGAGCTTCAGAGCTGCGTCTCCATCCTGAACCGATACGTCTTCCAGCTGTGGACCCTGATGAGGTCATTCCCCTGggcctccagccaatcagagccagcAGCACCTAACCACCTGACcgctgacagccaatcagatccagcCGCACCCAGCCACCTGACcgctgacagccaatcagaaacagaACAGCACCAGAGATGGGAGCATCTCTCCACCGAG gaagCGGTCCGGCGGGCCGTGctctgcggccggctgccctgCCTCCAGGCCTTCCTGCGCTCCCAGAACAGACCAGAGCAGACGCTGCCCGAGCTGCGGAGGGTGGGCCTGCAGCACGCCTTCTGCTGCCTGGCTCAGAGGCAGCTGCCCCACGCCACCACTCTCTTCAGGAACATG ggtttcCATGTCAATGAGGTGCtccacagtgtgtgtctgtacactgACCAGAAGGAGCTCCGGGACTTTGTG gtggaggagctgaccaGAAAGCAGTGTTTCTCCCATGAGGAGACCCAGAGGGTGCAGTTCTTCAGGGAGGTGGAGAAGCTGGGAGCCACTGCCAGGCTGACACATCCTCCCCAGAACTCTCTGAG GGTTCTGGAgctggcccggtcagacccgcAGCAGGACCCCACTCTGCTGGGCCTGGACCCGGACCCGGACCGTGTCCCGGGGGGAGCAGGACTGTGGAGCCGCCTCCGGCTGGACTGGATCAGACACTGGACCCCGAACGCCCTCAGCAGCGTTCGGCTGTCCCGCTTGCAGGATGAAG CGGTGGTCTCCTGCGACGCCCAGACCCTGTGGTCCCACCTGACCGCCCTCAACAACCAGCAGCGCCTGAGCCGCTGGATCCAGAGCTCAGAGGACCGcgacgccccctgctggccggccATCACACCTCAGCTGGTCAGGGCACACACGGCCTGCTGCGACCACACCAGGGAGCAGCTGCTCAATCTCCTGGCCAG GAAGGGGATCTttgcagagggggaggagcttgaTCTGCTGATGTGTCGTCTGGTCCAGGTGGGAGGGGTGATGTGTGACACCGCCCCTTCCCCCCGATACCACCTCCCGATTGGCCCAGAGCTCCACACCCACTTTATCACCCACTGTCTGAACAACAACCTGCAATACCTCCTTTACACCTACCTGCAgcatcacag GCTGACCCAGAGGACCCTCCGGGTCGGGGTCCCGGGCCGGGGGAACCTGGAACAGGACCCCCCCTGGTTCCACATGATGCTGAGGGTCCAAGAGGTCGCCCAGGACCTGTCAG ACCCAGAGCGGCTGTTCCAGGCCAGTCTGACCAGCGCCCAGGTGCTGGTCCCGGGGGGCCAGGCGTCCCTCAGCAGCCTGCTGCTGGAGGGCCACGGCGTGGTGGCGCTGGCCTCACTCATGTTCCCGCCGGGGGGCGTGGACGGGGtggtggccccggggcccggcccccccgcccacaGCCTGGACCACCAGCTGCTGAGGATGGCCTTGGGCCCTTACCCCAAGCTCCGCTCCGCCCTGTTCCCCCCCGGGGGCCCGCGGGCCGGCCTGGGGCCCCCCGACGTCTCCATCTACCAGCTGCTGCAG tctcttcatcctcttcatcagtCCCGGCTGTTTGGCTGGCAGACTGCCAACCCACTGCTGTCCACCG GGTCGTCGGAGCCCCCCCACTTCTCCAGCCCTCTGCTGGTGAGCCGCTGGGCGCTGGTGGAGCGGATGGACTTCCTCTACTTCCTGCGCCACAGCCGGCCCTCCTACGCCTACGCCAGCTTCCTGCTGCACGAACTGGCCGGCTCCGCCGACATGACACCACC tgtgcaacAGGCCCTGCGTcaggcctccaggctggccctGCTCTCCTGCAGCCAGCCCAGCGTGGCAGCAGCCTGCCTGGGCTTCCTCCAGCTTCTGGGGGCCCCAAGCCTGGGGCTCCGCGTGGACCTCCGTGCCCTGCGGCTGCTGCAGGCACACAGGGGCCACAGGGGCCAAGGGCCCCGTCTGGACCTGCTGG GTGAGGCGAAGCCAGGGGCAGCTCAAGAGCTGATTGGTTACCTGGAGGAAGCTGTGACTGACAGCCTGGAGCAGAGAGGCATCCCAAG gtCTTCCATGGAGGCTGGCCAAGAGTGGGCGGTTCCAGTCCAGTTCTGTCAGCTTCACTCATTGGCCCTCAGCTCGGTTTATCCGGCCCATTGTGCTGCCGACGGACAGTGGCTCCACTTCCTGCTGTTTGTCCAACTGCACAGTTTCCCCCCCAACCAG GTGAGGACCCTTGCCTCCCAGTTTGGCCCCGCCCTCCAGGGTCACCTGAGTCTGGCGTTCGAggagctccgcctccagggCCCTGGCTGGCCGGCTCCGGGGCCCCAGAGGGAGCTGCTGCAGGTGGCCCTCCAGAGCCAGCTGGACCGCAGCCCATGGAGACGGCTGCTGGGGGAGGCCCTGGAGAGacgctgccccctgctggccgtcCTGGCCGCCTGCGCCCAG ggggcggagcctctgcagtgcttgtgtgtctgggtgctgaCCAGCGTTGATGATGTTACGGCGGCGGAAGCCACAGCCCACCTCCAGGACGCTGCCCAGCACCACGATTGGACCCTCCATGACCTGTCAATCATCTGGAAGAACACTCTGAGTGGAGGTCGAGTGAAGCCCCTCCTCCTGGGCTTCACACTGTTCCAGAAG gagAGTCCTCTGGTGCTGCTGTTGGAGATGTTTGAGCTGTGTGCTGAGTTCAGGAACTACGACGCGGCCAGAGACAAACTCCTGCTCTTCCAACACTCCCTCCTCTCA ttGCGGAGCAGTGGTGCTGAAGGTTGGGTTCCCCAGGAGTGGGTGGAGAGCCAGGCGTCGGTGCTCCTGATGGTGCTGTTCCAGCGGAGCTCCGACCACTTTCACCTCCAGAGACTGGTGCAGCTCCTCCATCACTCAGAGCACAGCCTGCAGGCCCACG GAGTGGACCTGGGGGTTCTGGCCCGGCTCAGCGCGGTGCTCCAGGGGAGTCCAGTCCGCCTCCCCCTGGCCCTGCTCTCCCGCTGCTCCCCCCAGGTCCTCCAGGAGGAGTACCAGTGCctcctggaggagctggtggccgCGGGGCTGCTCTCCCGGGCCCAGCGCGTCGCCCAGCTGGCCGGCATTCCGGCTGATGCCTTGCTCATCAACCAG CTGCAGCAGGACGTCCAATCACAGCGGTCGAAGCGGCGCTgggggcaggaggaggtgagggtccTCTTCTGGAGGCGATGTCACCAGCAGCTTCAGGGCCACGCCCCCGACCCCCAGATCGCCGCCCACTTCTTCCAGGAGCAGGCCGGCGCCCGGCCGCTCTGTGCCCAGGAGCGGTGCCTCCTGCTGGGCATGGCGGGGCATTGGCTCTCCCTGGTGGAGCCCACGCCCCTGGAGCGCCTGGAGGCCCTCGAGAAGGAGAGCTGGATCAGCAGGCTGCAGGAGGAGcggcaggaggagcagcagcagcaggagcaggaggaggaggagcagaaagaggagaaggaggaggagcaggaggagcagaaagaggagaaggaggaagaggacgcgGTGTTGAACCCAGGTGGAGACACCACCTCGTATGACTCCCTGATGGAGGAGTTCTCCTTCTCCAGGATCGCGGCCCTGAACCACGACTCCTACCTGAGTCTGGCTGGACTCCCGGGGCCCgattcccctccccctcccccagagggGGCGGACCCCCCGATGGGCCCCGCCCGACGCCGTCTCCTCGGCCGCCTGATTGGCCAGCTGCTGGACGAGGGGCGTGTCCACGAGGCCTCCCGGGCATGCCGGTACTTCTCCGTCCACCTGCCCGACGTCTGGCTGGCGCTGCGCTGCCGCGAGCTCGCCACCGGAGGGGCGTCGAACCCGCAACCGCAGGAAGGGACATCTGATCCTGGGACCAGCGTGCCAAGCT ctcCTTCTAGCGGTAGTCCCTCGTCCTTCGTGATGCTGCCCCCCCCCGACGACCCGGTCCTCACCCAGCTTCAGGCGCTTCTCGATCAGTGTCACCACGGCAACAACTACTGCAGGCAGATCCTGAGTCTGTACCAACTGTCCAAG gacCTGCGCTGCTCCTTCGAGGAGCTGAGCCAGGAGGAGCCGCAGACGCTGCTGGACAAGCTGCTGCGCTGCGGCCACCCGGAGCGCTACCGCCGCGCCGAGGCCTTCGTCAGGGCCCAGGGCCTCGCCCCCGAGGCCACGGCCCGCTTCCTGGCCAACGCAGCGCTGCACGGCCTGCAGGCCGAGCCCCCGGAGCCCCCGCTTG CAGATAGACAGGTTCTGAGGCTGTGTGGAGACTCCAGTCTACTTGGGCGCCACCTGCTGGACAAGATCCCCACCCTGAGAGTCAGCCAGGTGGCCTgct CGGTGGAGCTGCTTGTCCTGGCCCACGACTGCTTCAGCCTCAGCTGTGACATGGAGGGAATTGTACGGGTGCTCCACGCCGCACGCCACCTCAGCCACGCCCACCTGGCGCCCGGACAGCACTTCAACCTGCTG gtgcggcTGCTGACCGGGATCGGTCGCTATGACGACATGACCTACGTGTTCGACCTGCTTCATCAGAACCACCGCTTTGAGATCCTGCTGAGGAAGAAGCTGGACATACACacc AGCTCCAGTCTGAAGGCGGCCCTCCTGGACTACATCAAGCGCTGTCTCCCTGGCGACAGCGAGAAGCACAACATGGTGGCGCTGCACTTCAGCATGCGCCGCGAGATCGGGGAGAACCACGAGATGGCCGCGCGCACGCAGCTCAAGATCATCCACTCTCAGCCCTGGG CCGTGACCCCGGAGCTGAGCAGCTCTCTGACCAAGGTGCTTGGCCTCCTGAAGGACGCCGCCGAGAGCTACCACAAG gACGAGTGCGTGCGCCAGGCCTCCCGGTGTGTGCGTCTGGCCCGGCTGGtggtcctccagctccacctcctctctcaggGCTCGGACCAGCGGCTGATCAACCTGCAGCCCGCCGAGACGGGCCCCGCCATGCTGGCCCTGCCGCGCTGCTAccag gtgtgtgtcctGGCAGAGGCGTATGAGCAGGGCGTGGACTGGGCGGAGCTTGTGTACCAGAAGGTGGTTGTGGGCGGAGACTTCGTGTACCTGGAACAGCTGAAGACCTTCTGCCCGCTGGGCGGGGCCCTGATGGAGGAGGTCTCTACCAG gaTGTGTGTGAAGGAGGCGGttggcggcagcagcagccagaaCCTGAAGCGGCTGCTGGCCCAGTGTGAGGACGTGGTGACCCGCTACCGCCTGGCCTACAAACACAAGCTCACCGACCTGGCCCAGAGCCTGCTGACCGACGCCCGCACCAGCAGCTACCTCAGTGACCACCTGGctgtgtga